In Microvenator marinus, one genomic interval encodes:
- a CDS encoding alpha-amylase family glycosyl hydrolase — MRLFLIFFTILLTAHFGCATSPKSRLEAPEPVFVQWEIVDATGIGVQTGPLLEKAARDTLETRGFELSDNSNAPWRVTTKARVSRMMRVDRAYRWVVTGTTTTLGPDGLEKTVKWLHAHHLDVEYAAEPRVLEALAFRIADEIDNSAGPLVDTYLRAGAPVEKAVSKATPKAEEARPQAAKVQPTPDVPGDLIYFVMVDRFENGDPANDEDADPQDPQAFHGGDLRGLINRIEWIHQLGFKTIWLSPVFTMRDTPFYGHGAFHGYWLENPFEVEPRFGDEATLVELKNALEARGMRLILDIVVNHVAPESERVKTHPDWFHTNGPIQNWDDPKELETYQVHGLPDLNQSNPEVYAWLFESTKKWVELLEPDGLRMDAVKHVPNTFWKRFNAEIQGVSKKPLFILGEQLSGDVTEVAKTANNGGFNAMFDFPLHFAMVDVFCKDASPGKLASVLAQDHLYGAQMGAHRQGLVTLLDNHDLSRIVTSCVGDRGRVLQAMRFMFSVRGTPSVIWGTEVGTDGSGEPENRSSMRFEDGHPMTSSIQDLAKQRARHRVLETGVDHVLALSDEFFALLRVGDEEAALVVVNTSAALKTVLLPPELQPQRMSVDVPANTTDLVIIDVPPDALKKLKNRIQTPESAKVRVEARGVELKPGQKLVFAGSLEELGSWDPMNAPEFEVKNGMLVLELALDSGEVAAGKLVVVDGQNSTWEERADRYFLARPGQILLRLDWQR; from the coding sequence ATGCGATTGTTTTTGATTTTCTTTACGATTCTCCTCACCGCTCATTTTGGGTGTGCGACCTCGCCAAAGTCCAGACTGGAAGCGCCCGAGCCGGTCTTTGTTCAATGGGAAATTGTGGACGCCACTGGCATCGGCGTTCAGACAGGGCCGCTCCTGGAAAAGGCGGCGCGCGACACGCTTGAAACGCGTGGATTTGAGCTCAGCGACAACTCAAACGCCCCTTGGAGAGTTACGACCAAAGCCCGCGTCAGCCGCATGATGCGTGTGGACCGCGCGTACCGTTGGGTGGTTACCGGCACCACGACCACCCTCGGTCCAGACGGATTGGAGAAGACCGTCAAATGGTTGCACGCCCATCACCTCGACGTGGAATACGCGGCCGAGCCACGCGTCCTTGAGGCGCTGGCCTTTAGAATCGCTGATGAGATCGACAATAGCGCCGGCCCTCTTGTCGACACGTATCTAAGAGCAGGCGCACCGGTTGAAAAGGCAGTTTCGAAGGCCACACCAAAGGCCGAAGAGGCGCGTCCACAAGCCGCGAAAGTCCAGCCCACCCCAGACGTACCGGGCGACCTGATCTACTTCGTGATGGTGGACCGCTTTGAAAATGGCGACCCTGCGAACGACGAAGACGCCGACCCGCAAGACCCGCAAGCCTTTCACGGAGGCGATTTGCGCGGGCTCATCAACCGCATCGAGTGGATCCACCAGCTCGGTTTCAAGACCATTTGGCTCTCGCCCGTCTTCACGATGCGCGACACGCCCTTCTACGGCCACGGCGCGTTCCACGGCTACTGGTTGGAGAACCCGTTCGAAGTGGAGCCGCGGTTTGGCGATGAGGCTACTTTGGTGGAACTCAAAAACGCTCTTGAAGCGCGCGGTATGCGGCTGATCTTGGATATTGTGGTCAATCACGTGGCACCAGAATCCGAGCGAGTAAAGACACATCCCGACTGGTTTCACACGAACGGTCCTATCCAAAATTGGGACGACCCAAAGGAGCTCGAAACCTATCAGGTTCATGGCCTGCCGGACCTGAATCAATCAAACCCCGAGGTGTATGCGTGGCTCTTTGAGAGCACCAAGAAGTGGGTTGAGTTGCTCGAGCCTGACGGCCTCAGAATGGACGCGGTTAAGCACGTGCCAAACACCTTCTGGAAGCGGTTTAATGCCGAGATTCAGGGCGTCTCGAAGAAGCCCCTCTTCATCCTCGGGGAACAGCTTTCGGGCGATGTGACCGAAGTGGCTAAGACGGCCAACAATGGTGGGTTTAATGCGATGTTCGATTTCCCGCTGCACTTCGCCATGGTCGACGTCTTTTGCAAGGATGCCTCGCCGGGGAAACTCGCGTCAGTACTGGCGCAAGACCATCTCTACGGTGCGCAGATGGGAGCGCATAGGCAAGGGCTCGTGACGTTGTTGGACAATCACGATCTTTCGCGAATCGTCACGAGCTGCGTGGGTGACCGAGGCCGAGTTTTGCAAGCGATGCGCTTTATGTTCAGCGTGCGAGGTACGCCGTCGGTCATCTGGGGCACGGAAGTCGGAACGGACGGTTCAGGTGAGCCGGAGAACCGCTCGTCAATGCGCTTTGAAGATGGCCACCCCATGACTTCGTCCATTCAGGACCTGGCCAAGCAGCGCGCGAGACACCGTGTGCTAGAGACCGGCGTGGACCATGTTCTGGCGCTGAGCGACGAATTCTTCGCCCTGCTTCGCGTAGGCGACGAGGAGGCCGCGCTGGTGGTCGTGAATACCTCCGCGGCGCTGAAGACCGTGCTTTTACCACCCGAGCTTCAACCTCAGCGCATGAGCGTTGATGTTCCGGCAAACACAACGGATCTGGTGATCATCGACGTCCCGCCCGATGCCCTCAAAAAACTCAAAAACCGCATCCAAACGCCAGAATCAGCGAAGGTACGTGTTGAAGCCCGTGGCGTGGAGCTCAAGCCCGGCCAAAAACTGGTTTTTGCAGGCTCACTTGAAGAGCTCGGAAGCTGGGATCCGATGAACGCTCCGGAGTTCGAGGTCAAAAACGGAATGCTTGTACTAGAGCTCGCTCTGGATTCCGGGGAGGTTGCAGCGGGTAAACTTGTGGTGGTAGACGGGCAAAATTCGACCTGGGAAGAACGCGCTGATCGCTACTTCCTTGCTCGTCCTGGGCAAATACTGCTTCGCCTTGATTGGCAGCGATAG
- a CDS encoding polysaccharide biosynthesis protein yields MKSQLQRLEDLPQLPRTVRLVLVITMHLGLFSAAYAGAFLVRFDFTISDQWEAVMWQTFPWVVGIKVLTFLALRNFQGWWKYVSFHDIIELGRSLAIASAVFVLLNVFVVDPPIYPRSIYVLDFGLSLFLIGAARGSLRLMREAVRRRLSPPGHAKNLLILGAGDTGETLLREITKNRNLAFNPVGFLDDDPYKRGLRIHGVPVLGPITSMAETVQKLVVEEVIIAMPSASREQMRRVVDIAKGTGAKTRILPAVESILEGHVSLNALRDVSIEDLLGREAVKLDTSSLARFIEGQTVLVTGAGGSIGSEICRQVLRFNPKSLVMVERAETPLFFIHRELSSLHESLVPCITDVSDEGRMDVLMARHKPQVVIHAAAYKHVPLMELHPSQAVLNNVVGTQVLAKLSVKYDVKNFILISTDKAVNPSSVMGATKRITELAVLSQNEGTKTHFCAVRFGNVLGSNGSVVPIFREQIRKGGPVTVTHPEMTRYFMTIPEASQLVLQAAANGKGGELFILDMGAPVKIADLARDMIRLSGRTEEEVGIVYSGTRPGEKLFEELSLDEENFDKTRHEKIFVGRTASSDLEQYYQHVDELIECARHDDDLGVRRALKAIIPTYSWAESNVVELSKRRQTPML; encoded by the coding sequence ATGAAATCACAACTTCAGAGGCTTGAGGATCTTCCACAATTACCACGCACAGTGCGGTTGGTATTGGTTATCACGATGCATCTGGGGCTTTTTTCGGCTGCCTACGCCGGGGCTTTCCTTGTCCGTTTCGATTTCACGATTTCGGATCAATGGGAAGCTGTGATGTGGCAGACCTTCCCGTGGGTGGTCGGGATCAAGGTCCTGACCTTCCTCGCGCTGCGCAATTTTCAAGGTTGGTGGAAGTACGTATCGTTTCACGACATCATCGAACTTGGGCGCTCTTTGGCCATCGCGAGCGCGGTCTTTGTGCTTCTGAATGTGTTTGTGGTGGATCCGCCAATCTATCCTCGGTCGATTTACGTCTTAGATTTTGGACTCTCGCTCTTTCTTATCGGTGCTGCGCGAGGGAGCTTGCGTCTGATGCGCGAAGCCGTCAGACGGCGCCTGAGCCCGCCCGGCCATGCTAAAAACCTACTCATTCTCGGTGCGGGTGATACCGGCGAGACCCTTCTTCGGGAGATTACCAAGAATCGCAACCTTGCGTTTAATCCCGTGGGTTTTTTGGACGATGATCCGTACAAGCGTGGGCTGAGAATTCACGGCGTGCCAGTCTTGGGGCCGATCACCTCGATGGCTGAGACCGTCCAGAAGCTGGTGGTCGAAGAGGTGATCATCGCCATGCCTTCGGCTTCGCGCGAACAGATGCGCCGAGTGGTAGATATCGCGAAGGGAACCGGCGCAAAGACGCGGATCTTGCCCGCTGTGGAGTCCATTCTAGAAGGTCACGTGAGCCTCAATGCGCTCCGTGATGTGAGCATTGAGGACTTGCTCGGGCGTGAAGCAGTCAAGCTTGATACCTCGTCGCTCGCGCGATTCATCGAGGGTCAAACGGTCCTCGTGACCGGTGCGGGTGGCTCGATCGGCTCTGAGATTTGCCGTCAGGTTTTGCGGTTTAACCCCAAAAGTCTCGTGATGGTGGAGCGCGCTGAAACGCCACTATTCTTTATCCATCGGGAGCTAAGCTCGCTCCATGAAAGCCTCGTGCCGTGTATCACTGACGTCTCCGACGAAGGGCGAATGGACGTCTTGATGGCGCGTCATAAGCCGCAAGTTGTCATCCACGCAGCCGCGTACAAACACGTCCCTTTGATGGAGCTTCATCCGTCTCAGGCGGTGCTCAATAACGTGGTGGGAACGCAGGTCCTAGCAAAGCTCTCGGTCAAGTATGACGTCAAAAACTTCATTTTGATCTCCACGGATAAAGCCGTGAATCCGTCGAGCGTGATGGGCGCCACGAAGCGGATCACCGAACTCGCGGTACTCTCGCAAAACGAAGGCACGAAGACCCATTTCTGTGCCGTGCGATTCGGAAATGTCCTGGGCTCAAACGGTAGCGTGGTGCCTATTTTCCGCGAGCAAATTCGCAAAGGTGGGCCGGTGACCGTGACCCACCCCGAGATGACGCGCTATTTCATGACCATTCCGGAAGCCTCGCAGCTGGTGCTCCAGGCGGCCGCCAACGGCAAAGGTGGCGAACTCTTCATTTTGGACATGGGCGCGCCTGTCAAAATCGCTGACCTCGCGCGCGATATGATCCGCCTCTCAGGACGGACCGAAGAAGAGGTTGGAATCGTCTACAGCGGCACGCGCCCGGGCGAGAAACTCTTCGAAGAACTAAGTCTCGACGAAGAGAATTTTGATAAGACTCGGCACGAAAAGATCTTCGTGGGCCGAACGGCGAGCTCGGACCTCGAGCAATACTACCAACATGTGGACGAGCTTATAGAATGCGCTCGCCACGATGATGACCTCGGCGTCCGTCGCGCCTTGAAGGCTATCATTCCAACGTACAGCTGGGCTGAAAGTAATGTCGTGGAGCTCTCAAAGCGCCGCCAAACTCCTATGCTCTAA